A genomic stretch from Pseudomonas sp. MUP55 includes:
- a CDS encoding LacI family DNA-binding transcriptional regulator — MTSFSAAQRSRVTMLDVAERAGVSKASVSRFIGDDRALLSDAIALRIEQAIEQLGYRPNQMARGLKRGRTRLIGMLVADIRNPYSIAVMHGVETACRQHGYSLVVCNTDRDDEQERQHLAALRSYNIEGLIVNTLGHHLDQLLELQREMPLVLVDRKVEPLHSDLVGLDNPAAVRMAMEHLAQQGYDEVLLVSEATDGTSSRLERLHSFKAEVARRPDMKGAVLELDDELEHHLRTFLAKPGRKALFCANGVAALACTRTLKALGCHLFDDIGLIALDDLDWYPLVGTGITALAQPTEAIGASAFDCLLKRLRGDTAPTRTLGFLPQLIIRGSTQFPVGGGLPPIAVCQSAYL, encoded by the coding sequence GTGACTTCATTTTCTGCCGCCCAGCGCAGCCGCGTGACCATGCTCGATGTGGCCGAGCGCGCCGGTGTGTCCAAGGCCAGCGTGTCGCGCTTTATCGGCGACGACCGCGCCCTGCTCTCCGATGCCATCGCCCTGCGCATCGAGCAAGCCATCGAGCAGCTCGGCTACCGCCCCAACCAGATGGCCCGTGGCCTCAAGCGTGGGCGCACGCGCCTGATCGGCATGCTGGTGGCCGACATCCGCAACCCTTATTCCATTGCCGTGATGCACGGCGTCGAAACCGCCTGCCGCCAGCACGGCTACAGCCTGGTGGTGTGCAACACCGACCGCGATGACGAGCAGGAGCGCCAGCACCTGGCGGCGCTGCGTTCGTACAACATTGAAGGGCTGATCGTGAACACCCTTGGCCATCACCTTGACCAACTGCTGGAACTGCAACGGGAAATGCCCCTGGTGCTGGTTGACCGCAAGGTCGAGCCGCTGCACAGCGACCTGGTGGGGCTGGATAACCCGGCGGCGGTACGGATGGCGATGGAGCACCTCGCGCAGCAGGGCTACGACGAGGTATTGCTGGTGAGCGAGGCGACCGACGGCACCAGTTCTCGGCTCGAACGCCTGCACAGTTTCAAGGCTGAAGTCGCCAGGCGCCCCGACATGAAGGGCGCCGTGCTGGAGCTGGACGACGAGCTGGAACACCACCTGCGCACCTTCCTGGCCAAACCCGGGCGCAAGGCATTGTTCTGCGCCAACGGCGTGGCCGCGCTGGCCTGCACCCGTACGCTCAAGGCGCTGGGCTGCCACCTGTTCGACGATATCGGCCTGATTGCCCTGGACGACCTGGACTGGTACCCACTGGTCGGCACTGGCATCACCGCCCTCGCCCAGCCGACCGAGGCGATCGGCGCCAGTGCCTTCGATTGTCTGCTCAAGCGCCTGCGCGGTGATACAGCCCCCACGCGTACCCTGGGCTTCCTGCCCCAACTGATTATCCGAGGCTCCACCCAATTCCCTGTGGGAGGGGGCTTGCCCCCGATTGCGGTCTGTCAGTCAGCTTATCTGTAG
- a CDS encoding AP endonuclease, whose translation MHEYPVSISLSSYGAELVRQQGQLSFVALLHAAGAQRIEWREELLTTEQPGTLAQAAAEQGLESVFSSPLELWVAGRAQPNADLAATLDRAQAFGSRWLKVSLGYFTDTNDLESLHALLNRHPVRLLVENDQTLHGGRIEPMQQFFTEVERLGLPVKMTFDIGNWQWQDQSALTAARLLGRHVDYLHCKAVARRADGKLVAQPPGATDLHLWEQLLTHMTQGISRAVEYPLQGDDLVQVTAQQVAALARLGQPRVENAHV comes from the coding sequence ATGCATGAATATCCCGTCTCCATCAGCCTTTCCAGCTACGGCGCCGAGCTTGTCCGCCAGCAGGGCCAATTGAGTTTTGTCGCGCTATTGCACGCCGCCGGCGCCCAGCGCATCGAATGGCGTGAGGAACTGCTGACCACCGAACAGCCTGGCACGCTGGCCCAGGCCGCTGCCGAGCAAGGCCTGGAATCGGTATTTTCCTCGCCCCTGGAACTCTGGGTGGCCGGCCGTGCCCAGCCCAATGCCGACCTCGCCGCTACCCTGGACCGCGCCCAGGCGTTCGGTTCGCGTTGGCTGAAAGTGTCCCTGGGTTACTTCACCGACACCAACGACCTCGAAAGCCTGCACGCCCTGCTCAATCGCCACCCGGTCCGGCTGCTGGTGGAAAATGACCAGACCCTGCACGGCGGGCGGATCGAACCCATGCAACAGTTTTTCACCGAGGTCGAACGCCTGGGTCTGCCGGTGAAAATGACCTTCGACATCGGCAACTGGCAGTGGCAGGACCAGTCCGCCCTCACCGCCGCGCGCCTGCTGGGCCGGCATGTGGACTACCTGCACTGCAAAGCGGTGGCCCGTCGCGCGGACGGCAAGCTGGTGGCTCAGCCGCCTGGCGCCACCGACCTGCATCTGTGGGAACAACTGCTCACGCACATGACCCAAGGTATTAGCCGGGCAGTGGAATACCCGCTGCAAGGCGATGACCTGGTCCAGGTCACCGCGCAACAGGTCGCCGCCCTCGCCCGCCTCGGCCAACCCCGCGTGGAGAATGCCCATGTCTGA
- a CDS encoding sugar kinase, with protein MSEIDILSFGETMAMFVAEQTGDLAQVAQFHKRIAGADSNVAIGLSRLGFNVAWLSRVGNDSLGRFVVDTLAREGLDCRHVAVDPLYPTGFQLKSREDAGADPQVEYFRKGSAASHLSVSAITPALLQARHLHATGIPPALSEATRELSVELMTQMRQAGRSVSFDPNLRPSLWASESQMIREINALAGLADWVLPGLGEGRLLTGFDDPADIAAFYLDQGAEAVAIKLGPDGAYYRTQMDQGFVAAVRVDKVVDTVGAGDGFAVGMISALLENLSFPEAVQRGNWIGSRAVQSRGDMEGLPTRAELPSRSVA; from the coding sequence ATGTCTGAGATCGATATTCTGTCGTTTGGCGAAACCATGGCGATGTTTGTCGCCGAACAGACCGGTGATCTGGCTCAGGTCGCTCAGTTTCACAAACGCATTGCCGGCGCCGACAGCAATGTCGCGATTGGCCTCTCGCGCCTGGGTTTCAATGTGGCGTGGTTGAGCCGGGTGGGTAACGATTCCCTAGGCCGATTCGTGGTCGACACCCTGGCCCGCGAAGGCCTGGACTGCCGCCACGTGGCGGTCGACCCGCTGTACCCCACCGGTTTCCAGCTCAAGTCCCGCGAAGACGCCGGCGCCGACCCTCAGGTGGAGTACTTTCGCAAAGGCTCGGCGGCCAGCCACTTGTCGGTTTCGGCGATCACGCCGGCGCTGCTGCAAGCCCGCCACCTGCATGCCACCGGGATTCCGCCGGCGTTGTCCGAGGCTACCCGCGAGCTGTCGGTGGAACTGATGACACAGATGCGCCAGGCCGGTCGCAGCGTGTCGTTCGACCCCAACCTGCGCCCGTCACTGTGGGCCAGCGAAAGCCAGATGATCCGCGAAATCAACGCATTGGCCGGCCTGGCGGACTGGGTATTGCCCGGCCTGGGCGAAGGTCGCCTGCTCACCGGCTTCGACGACCCGGCGGACATTGCCGCGTTCTATCTCGACCAGGGCGCCGAAGCCGTGGCGATCAAGCTGGGGCCCGACGGCGCTTATTACCGCACCCAGATGGACCAGGGTTTCGTCGCCGCCGTACGCGTCGACAAGGTGGTCGACACCGTAGGCGCCGGCGATGGGTTTGCCGTGGGCATGATCAGCGCCCTGCTGGAAAACTTGAGTTTTCCCGAGGCGGTACAACGCGGCAACTGGATCGGCAGCCGCGCCGTACAGAGCCGCGGCGACATGGAAGGCCTGCCCACCCGCGCCGAATTACCCAGCCGATCCGTTGCCTGA
- a CDS encoding MFS transporter yields METVKLATRRWWYIMPIVFITYSLAYLDRANYGFAAASGMAEDLMITPGMSSLLGALFFLGYFFFQVPGAIYAQKRSVKKLIFVSLILWGGLATLTGVVSNAYMLIAIRFMLGVVEAAVMPAMLVYLCHWFTRAERSRANTFLILGNPVTMLWMSVVSGYLVQHFSWRWMFIIEGLPAVLWAFIWWKLADERPKDAKWLSDSEKRSLESALAAEQVGIKAVKNYAEAFRSPKVIILALQFFCWSIGVYGFVLWLPSILKAGLQMDMVEAGWLSALPYLAAVIGMLVVSWGSDKLQKRKRFVWPPLLIASIAFYASYALGAEHFWWSYTLLVIAGACMYAPYGPFFAIVPEILPANVAGGAMALINSMGALGSFGGSYLVGYLNSSTGSPGASYLLMSGALMLSVVLTIFLKPGASDRVREPLATLEMKANS; encoded by the coding sequence ATGGAAACCGTGAAACTCGCCACCCGCCGTTGGTGGTACATCATGCCTATCGTGTTTATCACCTACAGCCTGGCGTACCTGGACCGCGCCAACTACGGCTTCGCCGCCGCCTCCGGCATGGCCGAAGACCTGATGATCACGCCCGGCATGTCGTCCCTGCTCGGCGCGCTGTTTTTCCTGGGCTACTTTTTCTTCCAGGTGCCCGGGGCGATCTACGCGCAGAAGCGCAGCGTCAAGAAACTCATATTTGTCAGCCTGATCCTCTGGGGCGGCCTGGCCACCCTGACCGGCGTGGTTTCCAACGCCTATATGCTGATCGCCATTCGCTTCATGCTAGGGGTGGTCGAAGCCGCCGTGATGCCAGCGATGCTGGTGTACCTGTGCCACTGGTTCACCCGTGCGGAACGCTCGCGGGCCAATACCTTCCTGATCCTCGGCAACCCGGTGACCATGCTGTGGATGTCGGTGGTCTCGGGTTATCTGGTGCAGCATTTCAGCTGGCGCTGGATGTTCATCATCGAAGGCTTGCCGGCGGTGCTCTGGGCGTTTATCTGGTGGAAGCTGGCCGACGAGCGCCCCAAGGATGCCAAGTGGCTGAGCGACAGCGAAAAGCGCAGCCTGGAAAGTGCCCTCGCCGCCGAACAGGTGGGCATCAAGGCAGTGAAAAATTATGCCGAAGCGTTCCGCTCGCCGAAGGTGATCATCCTCGCGCTGCAGTTCTTCTGCTGGAGCATTGGCGTGTATGGCTTTGTGCTGTGGCTGCCGTCGATTCTCAAGGCCGGCTTGCAGATGGACATGGTCGAAGCTGGCTGGCTGTCGGCCCTGCCTTACCTCGCAGCGGTGATCGGCATGCTGGTGGTGTCCTGGGGCTCGGACAAGCTGCAAAAGCGCAAACGCTTTGTGTGGCCGCCGCTGCTGATCGCCTCCATCGCGTTCTATGCCTCCTACGCCCTCGGTGCCGAGCACTTCTGGTGGTCCTACACCCTGCTGGTGATCGCCGGCGCCTGCATGTACGCACCGTACGGCCCGTTCTTCGCCATCGTCCCGGAAATCCTGCCGGCCAACGTTGCCGGCGGCGCCATGGCGCTGATCAACAGCATGGGCGCGCTGGGCTCGTTCGGCGGTTCGTACCTGGTGGGCTACCTCAATAGCAGCACCGGGTCGCCGGGGGCTTCGTACCTGCTGATGAGCGGTGCGCTGATGCTGTCGGTGGTGCTGACGATATTCCTCAAGCCCGGCGCCAGCGACCGCGTGCGCGAGCCCCTGGCTACTCTCGAAATGAAGGCGAATTCCTGA